In the Agrococcus beijingensis genome, GCCAGCGCCGCGATGCCGGCGGCGACCGGCCACATGCGCGGCTCGCGGCGTGCCTCGGCGTCGACCGCGGGAGGCTCCTCCCACGGCAGCTGCGGCACGGCCACGCTGCCGATCAGGGCGTCGGATGCGTCCTCGGGCTCCCGGGTCGCGCGGGCTCCGCGCGTCCACGGTGCCGCCGGCGAGGGAGCGGCCGCCGGGGCGACGGGCGGCGGCGTCGCCGCCCTGCGCTCGTCAGCGGGCGCGGAGGGCGAGCCGGGTCGCGCCCAGCGCCGTGCCTCCTCGTCGTGCTGCTCCACGCATCCATCGTCGCAAACCTCGCGGCCGTCTGCGCGAGCGCTTCGTGCGAGCGCTACCAGCCCATGCTGCCGGGGCCGCCCTTGAACGGCCCGGCCACGGCCGAGGTGATCCAGCCGCCGTAGAAGCCGCCCGGCTGCGGCACGACGTGCTCGCCGTCGACGAGCACCTCGTCCATGGCGCCGGGATAGAGCGCGACGTGCTCGCGCAGCGCGGTGAAGCGGTCGTTCGGCTCGGGGTAGAGCCACGCGGCACGGGCCGCGACGGCATCGCCGCCCAGCACGTCGAGATAGGCGGCCCGCCCCTTCCACTCGCAGAACGACTGGCCGGCCGCCGGCCGCAGCGCGCCCGGCAGGAAGGCCGAGCGCGGCAGGTAGTAGGTCGGCGGGTGCGAGGTCTCGAGCACCTGCCAGCTGGCCGTCGTCTCGCAGACGCGCACCCCGCCGAGCGTCACCACGATGCGGGCGTCGCTGGCGCGCAGTGCCGGCGGACGCGGGTAGTCCCACACCGACTCCTGGCCGGGAGCGACGGGGTCAGGGGCAGGGTGACGCAGGCTCATGCGGCGAGCGTAGGCGCGCGGCCCATGGGCGGGCTGTGGGTGGCGAAGGGGGCCCCGAGGCGCGGCGGGCGCTCGGCGGCGCGGCTCACGGCAGGTGCAGGTCGATCCGCGCCTCGGTCGCCGACCAGCCCTCGGCGTCGAAGGCGCGACGCATGGGCGCGTTGGCGTCGTCGGTGTCGGCGATGAGCGTGTGCGCGCCGCTCGCGAGCAGGTCGGCGGTGGCCGCCGCGACCAGGTCGCGCCCGAGCCCGCGGCCGCGCGCCCGCTCGGCGACCCCGACCCGCAGCAGGAACCCGTAGCCGCTCGGCACGGTCAGCCACGAGACCATGCCGACGTCGCGGCCGTCGTCGACGGCGAAGCGGATGCAGTCGATCGGGTCGGCGTCGAGCAGGTCGAGCGCGAGCTTCCTGGCGGCGCGCTCGGCGCCGACTTCGGCGACCGCCGCAGCGTCGCGCGCGTCGCGCGAGCCCGCGACCACGTGCTCGAGCAGCGCGGCCAGCCGATCCTCGTCGCCCTCGCGAGCCCGCTCGAGCACCAGGTCGGGCGTCGCGCGGCTGGTCAGCGCGCCGGCGGGCAGCTCGTAGTGACGGCGCGTGACGAGCATCCGCCAGCCGGCTGCTTCGACCAGTGCCAGCAGCGCGCGCACCTGGGGGTCGTCGAGCGGGGCCTGCGCGGGCGCGCCGAACGAGAGCTCCGCCTCCGCGCTCTCCGCGGCCCATGCCGTCGCCTCGGCGACGATGGACGGCGCCCACGCCGCATCGGTGGCCAGCGCGAGCACGTCGATCAGCCGCGCATCGCCGTAGTCGCGCGCCGCGATCAGCCCGAGCACGCGCGACGCCTCGGTCGCCGCCCACACGAGCTCGGGCCGCCGCTTGCCGCTGGCGAAGGTGCGCTCGAGCGATCCCGCTGACAGCAGCGCCCGGTTCGCGGCCGTGTCGATGGTGCTCGTGGCCGAGCGCAGCCAGGCGATCGCCTCGTCGACCGAGGCGGGGGAGCGCAGCTCCATGGGCGTTCCTCCCAGACGGGCGCGGCAGCGGCGCCGGCGTGCAGCGAGTGTACGTGCGGCGCGGGGCGGGGCCACGCTGCACGACGCGCTGAGCCCTGCCGCGCCGATCCGGCTACGGCAGCGGCGGCACCTGCCCCGGCGGCTCGGCCCCGGACGTCGGCGGCGGCTCGCGCCGTCCGCGCGCCGCGGTCACCGCCACGCCCGCCGACGCGACGATCACCAGCGCGAGCGCGAGCAGATCCCAGCCGCTGAGCACCTCGCCGATCACCAGGAACGCGAAGATCGCCGCCGAGGCCGGCTCGAGCGACATCAGGATGCCGAACACCCGCGTCGGCACCCGCCGCAGCGCCAGCAGCTCGAGGCCGTACGCGATCGCGCTCGACAGCATCGCGACGAGGAACGCCGGCAGCAGCACGCTCGGGTCGGCGCCGATGGCGTCGATCGCCGGCAGCAGGCCGAACGGCAGCACCGCGAGCGTGCCGATCACCAGGGCGCCCGCGAGTCCGCCGACGCCCGCGACGTGGCGGCCGACCGATGCCGACGCCAAGATGTACGCCGCCCAGCAGCCGCCCGCGACGAGCGCGAGCACCACCCCCAGCGGGTCGAGATCCCCCGTGAACGACTGCACGCCGATCACGCCCACGCCGATCGCGGCGACGCCCACCCAGACGAAGTCGACCAGCCGCCGCGACTGCACGAGCGCCAGGATCAGCGGCCCGATCAGCTCGAGCGTCACCGCCACCGCGATCGGGATGCGGGCGAGCGCGATGTAGAAGATGAGGTTCATCGACGCGAGCGAGAGCCCGAGGAAGAGCATCGAGCGCCAGGCGGGGCCGTTCCACGAGCGGATGCGCGGGCGCGCGATGAGCAGGATCACCGCGGCTCCGAAGGCCAGCCGCAGGAGCGTCATCGCTGCCGGATCGATCCGGTCGAACACCGTCTTCGCGATCGAGGCACCCAGCTGCACCGACGCGATCGCGCACAGCACCAGCAGGACGCCGGCGAGCAGCCCACCCGACCCGAGCCCTGCGAGCGAGGGGCGGGGGATGCGCGGCACCGACCCAGCCTAGGGTCGCCCCCGCAGGTCGTCGGCATCATCCTCCGGGCGGATCTTCGGCGCGAACTGCGGGCGTTCCGCCGATCCTCCCGGCAGGATGAGCGCTATGAGGCAGCAGCCCCGATCGAAGACGACCGCGTGAGCAACCCGACCACCAGCGCTCCGGCGCCCGGCGCGCCCGAGCCGATCCCCGCATCCGCCCCGCCTGTCTTCGCCGATCCGCTGACGCACCAGCCGTCACCGGTCGAGCTGGGCGCCGGCGGCATCGTCGTCGAGCACGTGGCCCGCAGCTTCGGCAGCGTGCAGGCGGTGCGCGAGATGACCTTCCACGCGAAGCCCGGTCGCGTCACCGGCCTCATCGGCCCGAACGGCGCCGGCAAGACGACGCTGCTGCTGATGCTCGCGTCGCTGCTCGCACCCGACGCGGGAGCGATCCGCGTCGACGGCGCCGACCCGATGCGCGACCCGAAGGCCGTCCGCCGTGCCATGGGCTGGATGCCGGATGTGCTCGGCACCTGGCGCTCGCTGTCGCCCGACCAGATCCTCATCGCGGTGGGCCGCCTGCACGGCATGTCGCGGGCGGCCGCGCGCGAGCGGGCGATCGAGCTGATCATCGACGCCCGGCTCGAGGAGCTCGCGCACCGCCCCAGCCGCGTGCTCTCCCGCGGCCAGCAGCAGCGCCTCGGGCTCGCCCGCGCGCTGGTGCACCGCCCGCGCGTGCTGCTGCTCGACGAGCCGGCAGCCGGGCTCGACCCCACCAGCCGGGTCGAGCTGCGCGGCCTGCTGCGCTCGTTCGCCGAGGCGGGCGGCACCGTGCTGATCTCGAGCCACGACCTGTCGGAGCTCGACGAGATGGCCGACGACGCCGTGTTCGTCGACCGCGGCGAGGTCGTCGGCGGCGAGCGGCTGGTGCTGGCGCAGCAGGCGACGCGCGAGTGGCGCATCCGCGCCCTCGATCCGCGCGCGCTCAGCTTCCAGCTCGCCCACATCGGCGTCGCCTTCGACCGCGTGCGACTCGAGGGCGACCTCGCCTACGTGGCGCTCGACCGCGAGGAGCATGCGGCCGAGGTGCTGGCGAGGCTCGTCGGCGCGGGCGTCGCGGTCACCCACTTCGCGCCGGCGGTCGGCGACATCGAGCGCACCTACCTGGGCCTGGCCAACCACCACGGCGGCCCCGGCCCGCAGAGCCCCCACCTTCACAGCCCCGCAGGAGGCGCGCGATGAGCCAGCAGACCCTGCAGTCGCCCGACGGCCCGCCCGTCGAGGCTCGCCCGGCAGCCGCCGCCCGCGCCGGCGTCGGCCCCTGGCTGCGCATGCTGGGCGTCGTCGTCGGCCTCGAGCTCGCGCAGCGGGTGCGCTCGGTCGCCTGGTACGTGCTGCTCGGCGTCGTCGGCCTCGTGGTCGGCGGGGTGATCGTCGTGCTGTTCCTGTCGCTGCAGGGCTACCAGCGCGACCTGGGCGGCGCGATCTTCGCCACCACGATCTTCCTGGTGATGCTGGTCACGTCGCTCGTCACGCCCGCGCTGAGCGGCAACGCCATCAACGGCGACCGCGACGCGGGCACGCTCGCCTCCACCCAGGTCACGCAGGTGACCGGCGCCCAGCTCGTGCTCGGCAAGGTGCTCGGCTCGTGGATCGCCTCGCTCGGCTTCCTCGCCGTGTGCGTGCCGTTCATGGTCATCTCGGCGATGCTCGGCGGCCTCCGGCTCGAGGCGGTGCTCATCTCGATCCCCATGGTGGTGCTCGAGATCGGCGTCATCTCGGCGATCGGCGTGGGCCTCTCGGGCGTCATCCGCAAGCCCATCTTCTCCACGGTGGTCACCTACCTGGTGGTCGCGTTCCTCAGCGTGGGCACGCTCATCGGCTTCGGCGTCGCGACGATCGCCTTCCAGTCGGAGGAGACCCGCAACGAGATCCGCTTCGACTACGACGAGGTCAGCGGGGTGGCGACCTGCGTCGACACCGACCGCACGTACGAGACGGTCATCGCCCGGCCCGACCGGGTCTGGTGGATGCTCGCCGCGAACCCCTACGTGATCCTCGCCGACGCGATCCCGCCGCACTTCGGCGGCGACGGCTACCCCGACGACGTGTTCGGGCAGATCGCGCTGGGCGTGCGCACGATCCAGGAGCCGCCGCACGTCGAGTCCTGCGCCGACTACGACTCCCAGGGCAACTGGCAGGATCCCTCCGCCGACATCTACGAGCGCACCGCGCCCAGCTGGTTCGTCGGCATGGGCATCCACGCGCTGCTCGCGGCGTCCGCAGTCTGGGGAGCGATCGCCGCGGTGCGCGCCCCGGCCCGCACGCTCGCGGCGGGCAGCCGCATCGCCTGACCGACCCGCCGCGCCTGCGGCCCGCCGCGCCTGCGGCCCGCCCAGCCCCCTGCACAACGCAAGCCCATCCGCGCGCTCCAGCCACGCATCCGCGCCACCGGGCCCCATGCCCGCGAGCATCGGCGAGACGGCTTGCGTTGTGCGTCAGGCTCGGCCGGCCGAGCGGGCATGATGAGTGGCATGGCGCTCCCCACCAAGGCCGACGGCATCCGGCAGCAGCTGCTCGAGCTCGGCATCGACCGCGAGATCATCCACTTCGACGAGGGCGTGCACACCGCCAAGGCGGCTGCGGCGGCCCTGGGCATCGAGGTCGGCGCGATCGCCAACTCGCTCATCTTCCAGATGGCGGATGCGCCGCTGCTGGTCATGACGTCGGGTCGCCACCGCGTCGACACGGTCGCGCTCGCCACGCAGCTCGGCGAGGGCCCGATCGAGCGCGCGACGCCCGCGCAGGTGCGGGCGGCCACCGGCCAGGTGATCGGCGGCGTCGCACCGCTCGGCCATCCCGCACCGATCCGCACGATCGTCGACGTGGCGCTGCGCGACTACCCGCAGCTCTCGGCCGCGGCGGGTACGCCCGACACCGTCTTCATGCTCACCTACGACGAGCTGCTGCGCATCACGGGCGGCGAGGAGCGCGTGGTCGGCGACTGAGCCGGGCTACGCCGGCGCAAGCACCTCCACGCGGTTGCCGAACGGGTCGGCCGAGTGGAACCGCACGTAGCCGTCGTAGGTCGTGCGCTGCGACTCGTCGACGAGGAATCCGCCCGCGCGCAAGCGCTCGGCAACCGCGTCGAGCGCCTCGGCATCGGCCACGACGAGCGCGGGATGCGCCTTGCGAGCCGGTGAGAAGGGCTGCTCGATGCCGACGTGCACCTCGGCGGTCACCCGATCGCCGTCGATGGCGCGGAACCAGCAGCCGCCGAGCGGGCGGATGGCGCTCGGCTGCTCGACCTCGACGAGCCCGATCGCGCCCGCCCAATACGCGCGGGCGGCCTCGGCGCCGTCGGCGGGCATCGCGAGCTGCACGTGGTGGAGCGAGATCATGCGGGCGATCCTGCCGCATCGGCGCCGCCCCCGCGAGCAGCATCGGCACCAGCAGCCACTCTTCACGCGACCGAAACACCCGCACCCAGGTCGCCAGGAGAGCCGCGACCTACACTCGGCAGAGTGACTGACACCGCAACCGCCCCCGAGCTGCAGGTCTGGCCAGGCGAGCCCTATCCGCTCGGCGCGACCTTCGACGGCACCGGCACCAACTTCGCGATCTACAGCGAGTCGGCCGACAAGATCGAGCTCTGCCTCTTCGACGACGACGACGTCGAGACGCGCATCGAGCTCATCGAGGTCGACGCCTACGTCTGGCACGCCTACCTGCCGAGCGTGCAGCCAGGGCAGCGCTACGGCTACCGCGTGCACGGCGAGTACGACCCGTCGAGCGGCCATCGCCACAATCCGAGCAAGCTGCTCCTCGACCCCTACGCGAAGGCCACCAGCGGCACCATCGAGTGGGGGCAGCCGCTGCACAGCTACGACTTCGGCGACCCGACCAGCCGCAACGACGACGACAGCGCCCCGCACATGGCGAAGGGCGTCGTCATCAACCCGTTCTTCGACTGGACGGGCGACCGCGCCCCGAACCGGCCGTACAACGAGTCCGTCATCTACGAGGCGCACGTCAAGGGCCTCACCCAGACGCACCCGGATGTGCCCGAGGCGCTCCGCGGCACCTACGCGGGCCTCGCGCATCCGTCGGTCATCGCGCACCTGAAGAAGATCGGCATCACCGCCCTCGAGCTGATGCCCGTGCACCAGTTCGTGCACGACGCGGTGCTGGTCGAGAAGGGCCTGCGCAACTACTGGGGCTACAACACGCTCAGCTTCTTCTCG is a window encoding:
- a CDS encoding DUF427 domain-containing protein — translated: MRHPAPDPVAPGQESVWDYPRPPALRASDARIVVTLGGVRVCETTASWQVLETSHPPTYYLPRSAFLPGALRPAAGQSFCEWKGRAAYLDVLGGDAVAARAAWLYPEPNDRFTALREHVALYPGAMDEVLVDGEHVVPQPGGFYGGWITSAVAGPFKGGPGSMGW
- a CDS encoding GNAT family N-acetyltransferase: MELRSPASVDEAIAWLRSATSTIDTAANRALLSAGSLERTFASGKRRPELVWAATEASRVLGLIAARDYGDARLIDVLALATDAAWAPSIVAEATAWAAESAEAELSFGAPAQAPLDDPQVRALLALVEAAGWRMLVTRRHYELPAGALTSRATPDLVLERAREGDEDRLAALLEHVVAGSRDARDAAAVAEVGAERAARKLALDLLDADPIDCIRFAVDDGRDVGMVSWLTVPSGYGFLLRVGVAERARGRGLGRDLVAAATADLLASGAHTLIADTDDANAPMRRAFDAEGWSATEARIDLHLP
- a CDS encoding EamA family transporter, with the protein product MPRIPRPSLAGLGSGGLLAGVLLVLCAIASVQLGASIAKTVFDRIDPAAMTLLRLAFGAAVILLIARPRIRSWNGPAWRSMLFLGLSLASMNLIFYIALARIPIAVAVTLELIGPLILALVQSRRLVDFVWVGVAAIGVGVIGVQSFTGDLDPLGVVLALVAGGCWAAYILASASVGRHVAGVGGLAGALVIGTLAVLPFGLLPAIDAIGADPSVLLPAFLVAMLSSAIAYGLELLALRRVPTRVFGILMSLEPASAAIFAFLVIGEVLSGWDLLALALVIVASAGVAVTAARGRREPPPTSGAEPPGQVPPLP
- a CDS encoding ABC transporter ATP-binding protein, whose product is MSNPTTSAPAPGAPEPIPASAPPVFADPLTHQPSPVELGAGGIVVEHVARSFGSVQAVREMTFHAKPGRVTGLIGPNGAGKTTLLLMLASLLAPDAGAIRVDGADPMRDPKAVRRAMGWMPDVLGTWRSLSPDQILIAVGRLHGMSRAAARERAIELIIDARLEELAHRPSRVLSRGQQQRLGLARALVHRPRVLLLDEPAAGLDPTSRVELRGLLRSFAEAGGTVLISSHDLSELDEMADDAVFVDRGEVVGGERLVLAQQATREWRIRALDPRALSFQLAHIGVAFDRVRLEGDLAYVALDREEHAAEVLARLVGAGVAVTHFAPAVGDIERTYLGLANHHGGPGPQSPHLHSPAGGAR
- a CDS encoding ABC transporter permease encodes the protein MSQQTLQSPDGPPVEARPAAAARAGVGPWLRMLGVVVGLELAQRVRSVAWYVLLGVVGLVVGGVIVVLFLSLQGYQRDLGGAIFATTIFLVMLVTSLVTPALSGNAINGDRDAGTLASTQVTQVTGAQLVLGKVLGSWIASLGFLAVCVPFMVISAMLGGLRLEAVLISIPMVVLEIGVISAIGVGLSGVIRKPIFSTVVTYLVVAFLSVGTLIGFGVATIAFQSEETRNEIRFDYDEVSGVATCVDTDRTYETVIARPDRVWWMLAANPYVILADAIPPHFGGDGYPDDVFGQIALGVRTIQEPPHVESCADYDSQGNWQDPSADIYERTAPSWFVGMGIHALLAASAVWGAIAAVRAPARTLAAGSRIA
- a CDS encoding YbaK/EbsC family protein gives rise to the protein MALPTKADGIRQQLLELGIDREIIHFDEGVHTAKAAAAALGIEVGAIANSLIFQMADAPLLVMTSGRHRVDTVALATQLGEGPIERATPAQVRAATGQVIGGVAPLGHPAPIRTIVDVALRDYPQLSAAAGTPDTVFMLTYDELLRITGGEERVVGD
- a CDS encoding VOC family protein; this encodes MISLHHVQLAMPADGAEAARAYWAGAIGLVEVEQPSAIRPLGGCWFRAIDGDRVTAEVHVGIEQPFSPARKAHPALVVADAEALDAVAERLRAGGFLVDESQRTTYDGYVRFHSADPFGNRVEVLAPA